A region from the Papaver somniferum cultivar HN1 unplaced genomic scaffold, ASM357369v1 unplaced-scaffold_125, whole genome shotgun sequence genome encodes:
- the LOC113331530 gene encoding clp protease adapter protein ClpF, chloroplastic-like isoform X1: protein MSTVRMVNGMSESILMVSRNSGIYQSNSLCRSRSDSNLMNNTQLYAGLGRQCIWPKDISRLFLTSQPKRPRQRSLKAEAGWFGRESRDGKKMGAISERSETANEDILIFFFQLDLATRAQCALNMEQYEVAQQFRNKLAEVESEVIQQREAKSGSTSKGEAQDKAISILRLRSNLQKAIENENYVLAAEIRDQISNLETESLAASAKALAFENVQYAFRLGQKVRHKLFGYRAIICGMDPVCCESSSWMETANVAKLVQGSNQPFYQVLVDVRADPDLLVAYVPEENLLAPDKPDMGRFDHPYISFLFYGVDTAGDFIPIKQLREKYNRPRHEVPIDSEDEEGDKDDT, encoded by the exons ATGTCGACTGTAAGAATGGTTAATGGAATGTCAGAGAGCATTTTAATGGTGTCGAGAAACAGTGGAATATATCAATCCAATAGTTTATGTAGAAGTAGAAGCGATTCTAACTTAATGAACAACACCCAGCTTTACGCCGGGTTAGGAAGACAATGTATTTGGCCTAAGGATATATCGAGATTGTTCTTGACAAGTCAACCAAAAAGACCAAGGCAAAGGAGTTTAAAAGCTGAAGCTGGATGGTTTGGTCGGGAATCTCGGGATGGAAAAAAGATGGGTGCGATTTCAGAGAGAAGCGAGACTGCTAATGAGgacattttgattttcttttttcagtTGGATTTGGCGACTCGAGCACAG TGTGCATTGAATATGGAGCAGTACGAAGTTGCACAGCAATTTAGAAACAAGCTAGCCGAG GTTGAATCAGAGGTCATCCAGCAGCGAGAAGCTAAAAGTGGATCAACCTCGAAGGGTGAAGCTCAAGATAAGGCCATAAGTATTTTACGTCTACG TTCAAACCTGCAAAAAGCAATTGAGAATGAGAACTATGTTTTAGCAGCTGAAATTCGAGATCAGATTTCCAATTTGGAGACGGAGTCTCTGGCTGCATCAGCGAAAGCTTTGGCTTTTGAGAATGTGCAATATGCTTTTCGACTAGGACAGAAAGTTAGACATAAATTGTTTG GCTATCGAGCTATCATCTGTGGGATGGATCCTGTTTGTTGTGAATCTAGTTCTTGGATGGAGACTGCTAATGTTGCAAAATTGGTTCAAGGGTCTAATCAGCCGTTCTATCAG GTCTTGGTTGATGTACGGGCAGACCCAGATCTACTCGTCGCTTATG TTCCCGAGGAAAATTTGTTGGCCCCTGATAAACCAGACATG GGTAGATTTGACCACCCCTATATTTCCTTCTTATTTTACGGAGTTGATACAGCAGGAGACTTCATCCCCATAAAGCAGCTGCGTGAAAAGTACAACAGGCCACGCCATGAAGTGCCTATAGATTCAGAGGATGAGGAAGGTGACAAAGACGATACCTGA
- the LOC113331530 gene encoding clp protease adapter protein ClpF, chloroplastic-like isoform X2, whose translation MSTVRMVNGMSESILMVSRNSGIYQSNSLCRSRSDSNLMNNTQLYAGLGRQCIWPKDISRLFLTSQPKRPRQRSLKAEAGWFGRESRDGKKMGAISERSETANEDILIFFFQLDLATRAQCALNMEQYEVAQQFRNKLAEVESEVIQQREAKSGSTSKGEAQDKAISILRLRSNLQKAIENENYVLAAEIRDQISNLETESLAASAKALAFENVQYAFRLGQKVRHKLFGYRAIICGMDPVCCESSSWMETANVAKLVQGSNQPFYQCRSWLMYGQTQIYSSLMFPRKICWPLINQTWVDLTTPIFPSYFTELIQQETSSP comes from the exons ATGTCGACTGTAAGAATGGTTAATGGAATGTCAGAGAGCATTTTAATGGTGTCGAGAAACAGTGGAATATATCAATCCAATAGTTTATGTAGAAGTAGAAGCGATTCTAACTTAATGAACAACACCCAGCTTTACGCCGGGTTAGGAAGACAATGTATTTGGCCTAAGGATATATCGAGATTGTTCTTGACAAGTCAACCAAAAAGACCAAGGCAAAGGAGTTTAAAAGCTGAAGCTGGATGGTTTGGTCGGGAATCTCGGGATGGAAAAAAGATGGGTGCGATTTCAGAGAGAAGCGAGACTGCTAATGAGgacattttgattttcttttttcagtTGGATTTGGCGACTCGAGCACAG TGTGCATTGAATATGGAGCAGTACGAAGTTGCACAGCAATTTAGAAACAAGCTAGCCGAG GTTGAATCAGAGGTCATCCAGCAGCGAGAAGCTAAAAGTGGATCAACCTCGAAGGGTGAAGCTCAAGATAAGGCCATAAGTATTTTACGTCTACG TTCAAACCTGCAAAAAGCAATTGAGAATGAGAACTATGTTTTAGCAGCTGAAATTCGAGATCAGATTTCCAATTTGGAGACGGAGTCTCTGGCTGCATCAGCGAAAGCTTTGGCTTTTGAGAATGTGCAATATGCTTTTCGACTAGGACAGAAAGTTAGACATAAATTGTTTG GCTATCGAGCTATCATCTGTGGGATGGATCCTGTTTGTTGTGAATCTAGTTCTTGGATGGAGACTGCTAATGTTGCAAAATTGGTTCAAGGGTCTAATCAGCCGTTCTATCAG tgCAGGTCTTGGTTGATGTACGGGCAGACCCAGATCTACTCGTCGCTTATG TTCCCGAGGAAAATTTGTTGGCCCCTGATAAACCAGACATG GGTAGATTTGACCACCCCTATATTTCCTTCTTATTTTACGGAGTTGATACAGCAGGAGACTTCATCCCCATAA